The window taggtctcaaaaatcaagtcaattcgcgacttgtgtgggccacaccacatacagaaatggggaggggccgtgcaccattaaaacattcataatcattttttggtcccaccaagatgtggtttgcaaatccagcccatccattatgtgtgtcccacttggatgaaggttcagaccaagttttagcagcattcaaaactcaggtgggccccaccaagtgcttttatatgttttaacgatgtcttcacatgattttagatggtatagcccacctgagttccatatacgactgatttttgggatatcccataatttaaaggggacccatcaaatgcacggtgttgatggtcgacacgcatcacggtggggcccacacagcttgacctcatgggagcttatcgtgaggtcgagcacatagtaccttttaatacacacacacacacacacacacacacacacacacacacatgtgcgcgcgcgcgcacatgcacatgtgtcatgtgtatatatacgtgtgtgtgggaaaaggttctatatggtcaAGCTCATgtgaactccccatgaggtcaagctgtgtgggcactatcatgaagtatgtcaaacatataccccatcagtcagatgcaccattccatggtgggcctagagcttaaaaatcaagttaatctgtgacttttgtaggccacacTACGTACAAAACTTAAGAGgggttaccttccattaaaacattcataattgttttttgggcccacagagatgtgtttcacaaatccagcccatccataatgtgtgtcccacttggatgaggggtcagaccaagtttcagacacatctaaatttcaggtgggccccaccaagtaattttatatgttttaggcatgtcttcacatgattttagatggtatggcccacccgagttccatatacaactgatttttttgctatcccataacttaaaggggactcatcaaattcacggtgttgatgtttgacatacatcatggtggagcccacacggctcgacctcatggggagttcccatgagcttgaccgtatagaacctttttccTCTACTACCCTTGGCCAGTACAAAATAAAAATggaactacatacattcaatgtgggctcaactgagtttaaaatatacctgtgctgTGTGCTTTCTTCACtagaccgaccattttcagaagaagacaaaatgctaataaggggggcccacaaaaagggtttttttgGTCTTTCTACCGGAAACGtagtgaggaaagggggtgaaagcaacggcagtgaaagcagcagtggaaagggagaagaaaagcaAACAGTGGAAATGGGAGAGGAAAAGCCAcggcagtgaaaaggaggggtatttttgtcctggAATTTGGTGTCCGTatgaggaggtctaagtgcgtatgttaagtttgtactgcttcaaaaaaaccgctggataaaaggtggggtccacagtcgtaaatttctcatgaGTGAGGAGCTCACCACGCAATAGCGTCGTGTGGAttctctgtggagcccaccgtgatgtatctgttttatccacgccgtccatccatttttacagatcattttagtaaattATTCCTAAACTGAAGTatgtcaaaaactcaagtggaccacaccacaaaaaacaacagAGATAATGACGTTCACCGTGAAATAGTTTTTAATTATAGGCGTGCAATTgcgactgtttcttgtggtgtggtccacttcagctttcgatatacttcaattttggtttcatcccctaaaatgagtttgaaaaatctatggacggtgtggataaaatatatacaccacgatgggccccacagataatCCACACCACGCTTTTCaccacgaaatcggattgcgtactgagttactcattacgcttTTTTCATaatgagtaaactcatttgggcccaccttgaatttatgaggtttatccaatccgtccatccgttgtttCAGTTAATTTTAGACGTtgaaccaaaaattgaagcatatccaaagcttaagtggaccataccacaggaaacagtggtaataatgatttcgaccgttgaaacctttctagtgcccacaatgatctttatttgtcatctaacatgttcataagatcacaaagacctggatgaagggaaaacaaaaatatcagcttgatccaaaacttctgtggtcccccagaatttttcaacggtagagactcaattcacattatttcatataatgtggtccacttgatcattggatgcACTTTATTTTAGGGAGAAGAAACTGAAATtaactattaaaatggatggacggtagacACACATCAATGGTCTGTATTAACGATCTACGGCCATGACCTACCGGTAAACACACATCAATGGTCTGTATTATCGATCTACGGCCTCTCTCCTCGTTTTTGCCTTCCCCAAATGATGATTTCGTGCCAAATCATGAGTTCCACCGATATCCAAAGGCATCCCAACTGACAACATCGTTGCCCCCATTAgcatgtaaaactaattctgaaattAATACACGTGCTTGGGTTCCAAGAATATCCAAATGCATAACTAGTGTTATAAAAATCCTACAACCAATCTTAAGCAAATCAAATCCCTTTTTACACTAATCCTACAAGTTTATAATTTAAATCCTACAATTtaggattcaaattatacttttCTTCTATTTGAAGACTTTTATTTTATGTCTTTAAATTAGTTGGGATTTTAATAATcatttagaaggaaaaaaaaaaaaactttttttaaaaaaagtttaaaaaatataaattattttattttgcttttcATAAGAGATTAAATAATATACATTCTCTTCACTGTTAAATCATTGAGTGTTTTTTTAATGACTTCTTACTTCTTAACTcattgaaacaccaaattgatgcatGTGAAATTGACGTACTGACTTATTGGAAAAAATTTTATAGATGATTATGacatattaatttatttattgtgGAAAGATGGTTAGAAATCACCATATCTTTTTTTGATGGCTCTACATAATCAAATGTTGCTTTCCATGTGATTTTACATTCAATAAAAATAACAAGAACACAagttattaaaggatccttgtataCTTTTTTAGGAAAAATTTATTGAaagacaaaaattaaaaattaaaaaaaaaaaaaacaactaaaaataaaaatccttgaaCACTGTCATTACATGGTATTACTTAGATGCATATTAATGGTAAAAAGATGATtgctaagtttttaattttttcttatttatttatatttttcattttttcaagaaaatcattataaaataaaaataaaaataaaaaaatcttacgatttacaaTACGATTTGTGATTCAATATGACTCAAACCTCTACTATGATTTACGATACAATTACACACAACAACAATGCTAACACATTCCCATGTAAAACTAATGTGGTTGTGTTTGGGTTCGCCGAATATCCAAACGCACCGCAAATGACAACCATGCTAACACATTACCATGTAAACTAATACAGCTGATTATTTGGGTTCCATGAATATCCAAATAGCCCCGAAATGACTACAATGCTAACATATGACCACATAAAACTTATACTGTCTTTGGATGCACAAGAGAATTGAATTGCGAACATTCTGTCTAACCAGGGGGAAGAAAATCAGTGGTAGTGGCACTCTCAGATTGCAACCTAATTTGAAATTAATATAATCATGATTGCGGCAGCAGCCTCCTCAATGAGAAATGCAGGGAAGGAAACTGCAATTTGGCTGTTTCGACTTCATCGACTAACAATAGCAATTTGTTTGGGTAATACATCCACAACACCATCGAATTTGCATATGAATCTATTAGCATAACCGAAAGAAGACAGCCTGCATTTCAATGCAAGTAAAACAAGCCATCACCTCACTATCAATTCCATAGGCAATTAATCCACCAATACAAAATCTCTCCTTATATACTGTAAACAGTAAAACGGCAAATCAAGAGCATCTTCCAGCAAACAGGATTTAGATTTGAGGATGTCTGAAATCAAATGCCTATCAAGGCAAGCACCTTTGCTAACGACGAGAGACATGTTGCAAAGCCAAGGAACTGAAACAGTAAAAGCAAACCCGGAACTAACCTCCCTCTTTTTGCCGATGCTTTTCCCTAACAACGTATCTTTGTATGATCTGCAAACTTGATAGACATACTTACCCATGGGTAGAGTACGGTAATAAGGATGGGGTGAGTCACTCCCATCTGGGGTCAAGACATCGGAGTCCGCGAGAAGGTTGACGACAACGGTCCCGTGCTCAGGATGGAGCCTGCTTCTGAGGGCTCCAAGAAATgggccatgtgggtcccacagcttgTGAGGGAAAATATCATCGCCATCGTAAGCATCTATGAAGATCAAGTCATAGATATTGTTATTGTCCAGGACGAAGTTCTCTCCATCTGCTTCGTAGAGGAAAAGCCGTTCGGAGATGCCTTTCCACAGTACGTGATCGACTATGtcaggttgtaagggagaggaaTCAGTGGGCATTTTCACTGCAGATGCAGGGAAGCCCATGGCTTGAACTGAGGCTGAGATGACAACAGGATCAATCTCGACAACATGGACAACTGCCCCTGAAGAGAAGAAGAATTTAGATCAGGGTTACGATTGATGGTGAAAAACATTGAGTTGTTCCACTTCTGTTCTATTTGCCTCGTCCAGAAACTAACAAGAGCTGTTGTCATATCCATGTGACAGTGCAACATTCAGGTTCTACCAACATTATAATTTGAAATTGAGTGATATCACAGAGATTTAAGAGTGTCTAAGAGGTTTGTAAAACAAACCTAATCTACTGTTTATAGGATATATTGCACCTTTAGACAATGGTCCACTCAAATTCTACCAACATTATAAATTGAAATAGACTGATATCACAATATTTCAACAGGGCCCTGATCTAAGCTAGTAAATCATGAATTTTCTATTAATGGACATGCAAACCATGacttaaatttatttaatttggaGAAGTAAGAAGGACATGAACCCAAGACAAGACGTTAATGTTGAAACATGCTCTCTCCCATTGAGCTACAGGCTTGAGCCCATTGAAAAAGAGGCATAATTGTTttccaaaatgattttttttttttccttaaccaACTATAGTCCTTTCCTGCTTTGGTGGGGGAGAGCTAATCATCTTCTATATCATACCTCACCCGCATTTTTGCACGGTATACACATTTCAGTAATGGCATGTGGGTGCCATGGTAATTTAtgacacaaaataaataaataaataaaataaaataaaaaatcataacatTGTTTAGGACTTCTTGGAAAAGGGCACAGCTTCAATGTGCATGTGCACACCAAGAGTTTGATGTGTGCATAGCCCTCACCACATTTTGAGATGGCTGGCAGGAATTTAGCAAGTATTTCAAATGCAATTTTTGGTAAGACTGTTGAAATGTGTGTTAAGATTCCCACCCACCATTTTGGATTGCGGCAGATATGTGTGTACACAAAGTTCTccttgttaaagtcccttgatatacaacGATACACCATCTTCtaacggctcgagcttttagagcaactggttgtttgacatggtattagagaGGAAGGTCTTGTGTTTGAATCCCGGGAGCAGCAAACATGCCTCCCTAATATGTCCCAGTATGTTCCCATGAGGAGTTCCACCTTGCACGTGcgggggagtgttaaagtcccttaatATACATCGATACACCATCTTCtaacggctcgagcttttagagcaactggttttttgacactcctttcaaaaattaacgaaaaaaaaaagggataaatataataaataaattgagGGGGGAAAAAAAGATATGGTCACATCAACACATTTTAATTCTCACACCAATTTTTAGACGACTTCTAAAATTCAATGAGTTTCTACATAGAAATGACCAAGTTTTTGACCTACTGATCCTTGAATCACATATGATACTATTGAGTTGCTATTGACTAGTTCTTCACATTTAGgggccatttggataccaccaaataagttactttttctactgacagcagtagataagtgacttatgtcagataagtttggtttatgattagttataagtaacttttttactaatCACTTCAGtgaatttttttagcttttctacttttcataagttgctgaagagaggcatcaggagagacaaaagagaggagaagctaataaatatgttgtttgccaaacatactaatcttcttaataagtagaaaggaagataagctacttgtggaataagtagcttatcttaagcaacttacgatccaaacacccccttagaatCTACTCAAATTCAGCCTTAAAAGTCTTTAGCCAAACTTGCATTGTTTATACTGGTTTGTTGGTATAAACCTTCAATTTTTATAAGTATCTTCAATATttccatcatcaccatcatcgtcTTAACCTTCTCCAGCTATTTTGGGGCTGTCATCTTCACTATTTCTATATATTATTAATTATTCACTTCCAATACGGGATTCAATTGAATCAACCAGAAAGAGCCCAACCAGATCCTGTCAACTAGGCTCAAGGAGTTGTCAAGCCCAAGTCAAGATGAGTTTCCTTAACTTGGTTAATGGAATATTGGCAAACTCTTAAAACATCACAAAATGTGCTCAAGTTTTCAATAGgcagaaaaaattttaatggaaaaaaaatCTATACAATGAAAGctagtaatttttttttcctgaatcaGCATAATTAAGCAAGAAAACTCCCCCATGGAAAGGAAACACATTGTATGAAGACTTCTCTGACAGAGTGAAACCAACAAAACAAACATAAAAGAAGCAATGCACACAATaagattgatatttgaattttgagTGTCAGAGCATTGTTATGCGCTCTGGAATTCGCCTTCATGTCCAATTCCATAAtgctccaaccatgctcatcacgCATCATTTTTCAGCATGTTCCTAGGGAAGCTAACACTATGGCAGATTCTCTAGCCAGAGAAGGGGTTTTCAGTTCTTCTTTTCCATTATCCTAATCAAGTCTTATGTTTCTGAGCCTAGCATGTCTACAGCCTGTCTTGGTGCTTTTGCATTGGGAAAGTATCAACTCTACAACTGAAAATGACATAGAGAACCTCTAATGTAtctgatgaaaaaagaaaaaggaagggtACCCCACCTTGAATTTTACTTGCCAAAAATAAGGGTAGGCTTCCACCACCATGACCAATGCATAAAACACGCATTATTTTCTTCCCACAAACTGCACCGATGAAGTCATAATTGCAAGATGCTAGTGAAGCCAAACCAGCTGAAACCATACTTTTTAAGTCTGCCAGATAAAATCATCCAGATCAATCAGTAGTTCAAAATTACCATAAAAGACCAGGCCCCAAAATCAAAATAAGTAGGAATAGTTTCCGGTTTGGAGAATATCTGAGGCATCAATCATTCAATGCCAAACATAGACAGCATATGGAAATGGAGAAACACAATAAATCATCAAAAAATCTAACACATCTAACCAAGGGTTACATTTTGAATAGAAATGACACCACATGATAGAAAATGCTCTGCAAAATTGTCCAAATCCCCAAGAGGTAAGGAAAGTTTATACAGAAAACAGTATTCAAGAAACAAATGCTACTATTCAGAAAGTCTACGTGATGAAATGGTTGAGAAAATACTCAATGTTTAAAAGAGAATGAAATGCATGTAAGCATATCAACTTGTTAGTTCTGGAAGTCAAGTGAAAATCTACATATGAGAGTGAGTGACACCCTCGAGATGAAATTTAAGATCTATTCATCAAATAACATTCTCCTGACTAAGCAAATTCACTCAAACCCCTCTCTGGCATAATGGCATAGCAGTTGGACTGTCAAACCAAAAGTAAAAGCCAGATGTTGTAGCAATGAGCACCATCTGCTATTCTGacttcccttttttctttttttttgagcaAATAACGTGACTAACAAAAAACCGACGaaccaaaatacaaagaaatGTGTAAAACAGGAATAAAGCTGCAAAAATTAGGAGGGTTGACGCATTGACAGCATCGTGAGATCAAATGATTATTTAATCAGGGAAGAAAACCCATCGCTACCCTACCAGACTGGACCAACCAATTCCTATCTCACAAGCTGACTTTCCACCAATTTCGGAGACATCGCTGCCCAATCAATGATCAACCCCTTAACTTTCTCAATTGATGCAATTGTGTGGCTAACTGATCTATTCTGACATGATTCTCCACCATTCCGTATCCTAATTATACCAGATATTGGATGTGTTCCAATTCATAACCT is drawn from Magnolia sinica isolate HGM2019 chromosome 5, MsV1, whole genome shotgun sequence and contains these coding sequences:
- the LOC131245777 gene encoding uncharacterized protein LOC131245777, producing MYPSSRILLQDRMQPIGQQWKNGFKKVKIMAAYRKSDPGTVYVLQQPLLAGPYLKSMVSAGLASLASCNYDFIGAVCGKKIMRVLCIGHGGGSLPLFLASKIQGAVVHVVEIDPVVISASVQAMGFPASAVKMPTDSSPLQPDIVDHVLWKGISERLFLYEADGENFVLDNNNIYDLIFIDAYDGDDIFPHKLWDPHGPFLGALRSRLHPEHGTVVVNLLADSDVLTPDGSDSPHPYYRTLPMGKYVYQVCRSYKDTLLGKSIGKKREVSSGFAFTVSVPWLCNMSLVVSKGACLDRHLISDILKSKSCLLEDALDLPFYCLQYIRRDFVLVD